A section of the Hippea sp. KM1 genome encodes:
- the atpA gene encoding F0F1 ATP synthase subunit alpha: MQIKASEVSEVIKKEIENAKEFIDISETGTVLSVGDGIARVYGLSNVMANELVQFENGVIGMALNLEEDNVGVVVLGDDKDIKEGDKVKRTKRISQVPVGKALVGRVVNALGEPIDGKGPIESEHHRRIEVKAPGIVQRQSVKEPLQTGIKAIDAMIPIGRGQRELIIGDRQIGKTQIALDTIINQKDTDVYCIYVAIGQKRSTVARIWKKLEEMGAMEYTTIVAATASDPAPLQYIAPYAGVAMGEYFRDNGMHALIIYDDLTKHAQAYRQVSLLLRRPPGREAYPGDVFYLHSRLLERAAKLSDELGGGSLTALPIIETQAGDVSAYIPTNVISITDGQIYLESDLFYGGIRPAVNAGISVSRVGGAAQIKAMKQVAGMLRLALAQYRELAAFAQFGSDLDKVTQQQLNRGARLTEILKQPPYEPLPVEKQILIIYAGNNGYLDDVAVEDVQKFEAELYKFVEAKHPDVLSDIKEKKKIDDDLKAKMDKALEEFKKVFKP, encoded by the coding sequence ATGCAGATCAAGGCAAGTGAAGTCAGTGAAGTCATCAAAAAAGAGATAGAGAACGCCAAAGAGTTTATCGATATAAGCGAAACCGGCACCGTTCTGAGTGTGGGTGATGGTATTGCAAGGGTTTACGGTCTTTCCAATGTCATGGCTAACGAGCTTGTTCAATTCGAAAACGGTGTCATAGGTATGGCATTGAACCTTGAGGAAGACAATGTCGGTGTTGTTGTTCTGGGTGATGATAAGGATATAAAAGAGGGCGATAAGGTTAAAAGGACAAAGAGGATCTCCCAGGTTCCTGTGGGTAAGGCCCTTGTTGGAAGGGTTGTCAACGCCTTGGGTGAGCCTATAGACGGAAAGGGCCCTATAGAGAGTGAGCATCACAGAAGGATAGAGGTTAAAGCCCCTGGAATCGTTCAGAGGCAATCGGTTAAGGAGCCTCTCCAGACGGGTATTAAGGCAATAGACGCCATGATCCCGATCGGAAGGGGCCAGAGGGAGCTTATCATCGGCGATAGGCAGATTGGTAAGACGCAGATTGCCTTAGATACGATAATCAACCAGAAGGATACCGATGTTTACTGCATCTATGTTGCTATAGGTCAGAAAAGGTCAACGGTTGCAAGGATCTGGAAGAAGCTCGAAGAGATGGGAGCTATGGAATACACAACGATTGTTGCTGCAACGGCATCGGATCCTGCACCGCTTCAGTACATAGCCCCTTATGCTGGCGTTGCTATGGGTGAATATTTCAGGGATAACGGAATGCATGCACTTATAATATACGACGATTTGACAAAGCACGCCCAGGCTTACAGGCAGGTTTCACTCCTTCTGAGGAGGCCACCCGGCAGGGAGGCATACCCAGGAGATGTTTTCTATCTCCACTCAAGACTGCTTGAGCGTGCAGCAAAACTCTCAGATGAACTGGGCGGTGGTTCTTTAACCGCTTTGCCTATTATTGAAACACAGGCTGGAGATGTCTCTGCCTACATACCGACCAATGTTATCTCCATTACGGATGGTCAGATATACTTAGAAAGCGACCTGTTCTACGGCGGAATCAGGCCTGCAGTTAACGCCGGTATCTCGGTTTCGAGGGTCGGTGGTGCAGCCCAGATCAAGGCAATGAAGCAGGTTGCAGGAATGTTGAGACTTGCTTTGGCTCAGTATAGGGAGTTGGCTGCGTTTGCCCAGTTCGGTTCGGATTTGGATAAGGTTACGCAGCAGCAGCTAAACAGAGGAGCAAGGCTGACAGAGATCCTAAAACAGCCACCCTATGAGCCGTTGCCCGTTGAGAAGCAGATCTTGATAATCTATGCCGGAAACAACGGTTATCTGGATGATGTTGCAGTTGAGGATGTCCAGAAGTTTGAGGCCGAGTTGTATAAATTCGTTGAGGCCAAGCATCCAGATGTATTGAGCGACATAAAGGAGAAGAAGAAGATAGATGATGATTTGAAGGCCAAAATGGATAAGGCTTTAGAGGAATTCAAGAAGGTTTTTAAACCCTAA
- the atpH gene encoding ATP synthase F1 subunit delta — translation MIDRKVSIRYARALLGICIDKGLDEDEVLRALKELDAFFGENPQTLQYLATYVVPFENKERVIDQLLDDDTLREFLKYVVKKGRFALFRQIVEIFEELVDERKGRVKAIVKSAVELNQQQKEALKEQLSKKLNKDVEFEFFIDRDLIAGVIVQVKDVVYDGSMKTYLSNLEQRLLRLSV, via the coding sequence ATGATTGATAGAAAGGTTTCCATTAGATACGCAAGGGCCCTGTTGGGTATCTGTATTGACAAAGGGCTTGATGAGGATGAGGTTTTGAGGGCATTGAAGGAGCTTGATGCCTTCTTTGGTGAAAATCCTCAAACCCTTCAATATCTGGCCACCTATGTTGTTCCTTTTGAAAACAAGGAGAGGGTTATAGATCAGCTGTTGGATGATGATACCTTGAGGGAATTTTTGAAGTATGTTGTTAAGAAGGGAAGATTCGCCCTATTTAGGCAGATAGTGGAGATATTCGAAGAGCTTGTCGATGAGAGGAAGGGTAGGGTTAAGGCTATAGTTAAGAGCGCTGTTGAGCTTAACCAGCAGCAGAAGGAGGCATTAAAGGAACAACTGAGCAAGAAGCTCAACAAGGATGTGGAATTTGAGTTCTTCATCGATAGGGATTTGATTGCCGGGGTTATTGTTCAGGTTAAGGATGTGGTCTATGATGGCAGTATGAAGACCTATCTTTCCAATTTAGAACAGAGATTATTAAGACTTTCAGTTTAG
- a CDS encoding F0F1 ATP synthase subunit B family protein → MVNGLLRWAFGFVLVLVLPALGFASEEGAAMEPHMLWRVIDFVLFAAILYYFLRKPIAEFFRNRKESIVGEFEQAKRAKEDAERILKETEEKLKALEDEIKRIIETFESMAENEKQRILAELELAIKRIRASIEEEKTSILSKAKMELLKNLSEETIKNLRERFSNLTPEEHAKINDKFIRSLQQ, encoded by the coding sequence ATGGTTAACGGATTATTAAGATGGGCATTTGGTTTTGTTTTGGTTTTGGTTCTGCCTGCTTTGGGTTTTGCCTCCGAAGAGGGTGCGGCTATGGAGCCACATATGTTGTGGAGGGTTATAGACTTTGTTCTATTTGCCGCTATTCTCTATTACTTCTTAAGAAAGCCTATAGCTGAATTCTTCAGAAACAGAAAAGAGTCCATAGTAGGCGAGTTTGAGCAGGCGAAGAGGGCAAAGGAGGACGCAGAGAGAATCTTAAAGGAGACAGAGGAGAAGCTCAAGGCCTTAGAGGATGAGATTAAGAGGATCATAGAGACATTTGAGTCCATGGCGGAGAACGAGAAGCAGAGGATTTTAGCTGAGCTTGAGCTGGCTATCAAAAGAATAAGGGCCTCCATAGAGGAGGAGAAGACCTCCATCCTCTCAAAGGCCAAGATGGAGCTTTTAAAGAACTTGAGTGAGGAAACAATCAAGAACTTAAGGGAGAGGTTCTCAAACCTAACCCCTGAGGAGCATGCCAAGATCAACGACAAATTTATAAGGAGTTTGCAGCAATGA
- a CDS encoding ATP synthase F0 subunit B — protein sequence MINIDSTLFMQMVAFGVVLVLLNAILYKPLLEKIRERLSVIDEFTKTAESLRQQAEKNEQEYSSRLDEAEKQAKASYSKIVNEALKEKEETLSSESRKAFEEIGKFEEEVKKEIEIELASSKDYSIELSNKIYKQLVG from the coding sequence ATGATAAATATCGATTCTACGCTCTTTATGCAGATGGTGGCTTTTGGGGTTGTTCTGGTTTTGCTTAATGCCATTCTCTATAAGCCACTATTGGAGAAGATCAGGGAGAGGCTTTCTGTTATTGATGAGTTTACCAAAACGGCTGAGAGTTTAAGACAGCAGGCCGAAAAGAACGAGCAGGAATACTCCTCAAGACTCGATGAGGCGGAAAAACAGGCCAAGGCCTCATACAGCAAAATCGTAAACGAGGCCTTAAAGGAGAAGGAGGAGACCTTAAGCTCAGAGAGCAGGAAGGCCTTTGAGGAGATAGGTAAGTTCGAGGAAGAGGTTAAAAAGGAGATCGAGATCGAGCTTGCATCCTCAAAGGATTATAGTATAGAGTTGTCCAATAAGATTTACAAACAACTTGTAGGGTAG
- a CDS encoding universal stress protein — MAKYGLVVVAKGSEKGVEAARSAARIARKNNKDKVHLLFINDTDFYSGEGLGFVKDDLRKSMENIGDAIMRKLEHEIKKEYPEVEVERIELEGKTAEELMRFLKEHDIEVLIIPKEERGPIERSLTGGDIEPFFNEIQQRVKCILIE; from the coding sequence ATGGCTAAATACGGGCTTGTTGTTGTGGCAAAAGGGTCGGAAAAAGGCGTTGAGGCTGCAAGGAGTGCAGCCAGGATAGCCCGCAAGAACAACAAAGACAAAGTACATTTGTTGTTTATTAACGATACCGATTTCTATTCAGGCGAGGGTTTGGGTTTTGTTAAGGATGATTTAAGAAAGAGCATGGAGAATATAGGCGATGCCATAATGAGAAAGCTTGAACATGAGATCAAAAAGGAGTACCCCGAGGTTGAGGTTGAACGAATCGAGCTGGAGGGGAAGACAGCAGAAGAGCTGATGAGGTTTCTAAAGGAGCATGATATTGAGGTTTTAATAATACCAAAAGAGGAGAGAGGGCCTATAGAGAGATCTTTAACAGGTGGTGATATTGAACCATTTTTTAATGAAATACAACAGAGGGTTAAGTGTATCCTTATAGAATAG